One Bos taurus isolate L1 Dominette 01449 registration number 42190680 breed Hereford chromosome 25, ARS-UCD2.0, whole genome shotgun sequence genomic window carries:
- the MAZ gene encoding myc-associated zinc finger protein isoform X2 gives MFPVFPCTLLAPPFPVLGLDSRGVGGLMNSFPPPQGHAQNPLQVGAELQSRFFASQGCAQSPFQAAPAPPPTPQAPAAEPLQVDLLPVLAAAQESAAAAAAAAAAAAAAAVAAAPPAPAAASTVDTAALKQPPAPPPPPPPVSAPAAEAAPPVSAATIAAAAATAVVAPTSTVAVAPVASALEKKTKSKGPYICALCAKEFKNGYNLRRHEAIHTGAKAGRVPSGAMKMPTMVPLSLLSVPQLSGAGGGGGEAGAGGGAAAVAAGGVVTTTASGKRIRKNHACEMCGKAFRDVYHLNRHKLSHSDEKPYQCPVCQQRFKRKDRMSYHVRSHDGAVHKPYNCSHCGKSFSRPDHLNSHVRQVHSTERPFKCEKCEAAFATKDRLRAHTVRHEEKVPCHVCGKMLSSAYISDHMKVHSQGPHHVCELCNKGTGEVCPMAGEVCPMAAAAAAAAAAAAAVAAPPTGVGSLSGAEGVPVSSQPLPSQPW, from the exons ATGTTCCCCGTGTTCCCTTGCACGCTGCTGGCCCCCCCCTTCCCCGTGCTGGGCCTGGACTCCCGGGGGGTGGGCGGCCTCATGAACTCCTTCCCGCCACCTCAGGGTCACGCCCAGAACCCCCTGCAGGTCGGGGCTGAGCTCCAGTCCCGCTTCTTTGCCTCCCAGGGCTGCGCCCAGAGTCCATTCCAG GCCGCGCCGGCGCCCCCACCCACGCCCCAGGCCCCGGCGGCCGAGCCCCTCCAGGTGGACTTGCTCCCGGTCCTCGCCGCCGCCCAGGAGTCCGCCGCGGCCGcggctgccgccgccgctgccgctgccgccgccgccgttGCTGCTGCGCCCCCGGCCCCAGCCGCCGCCTCCACTGTGGACACAGCGGCTCTGAAGCAGCCCCCGGCGCCTCCTCCGCCGCCCCCGCCGGTGTCGGCGCCCGCCGCCGAGGCCGCGCCCCCTGTCTCTGCCGCCACCATCGCCGCAGCCGCGGCCACCGCCGTCGTTGCCCCAACCTCGACGGTCGCCGTGGCCCCGGTCGCATCTGCCTTGGAGAAGAAGACAAAGAGCAAGGGGCCCTACATCTGCGCCCTGTGCGCCAAGGAGTTCAAGAACGGCTACAACCTCCGAAGGCACGAGGCCATCCACACCGGAGCCAAAGCCGGCCGGGTCCCCTCGGGTGCTATGAAGATGCCCACCATGGTGCCCCTAAGCCTCTTGAGCGTGCCCCAACTGAGCGGAgccggcgggggagggggagaggcggGCGCCGGCGGCGGAGCGGCCGCAGTGGCCGCCGGTGGCGTGGTGACCACGACCGCCTCGGGAAAGCGCATCCGGAAGAACCACGCCTGCGAGATGTGCGGCAAGGCCTTCCGCGATGTGTACCACCTGAACCGACACAAGCTGTCGCACTCGGACGAGAAGCCCTACCAGTGCCCGGTGTGCCAGCAGCGCTTCAAGCGCAAGGACCGCATGAGCTACCACGTGCGCTCACATGACGGCGCTGTGCACAAGCCCTACAACTGCTCCCACTGTGGCAAGAGCTTCTCCCG GCCGGATCACCTCAACAGTCACGTCAGACAAGTGCACTCAACAGAACGGCCCTTCAAATGTGAG aaATGTGAGGCAGCTTTTGCTACGAAGGATCGTCTGCGGGCCCACACAGTACGACACGAGGAGAAGGTGCCATGTCATGTGTGTGGCAAGATGTTGAGCTCGGCTTATATTTCGGACCACATGAAGGTGCACAGCCAGGGCCCTCACCATGTCTGTGAGCTCTGCAACAAAG GTACAGGTGAGGTCTGTCCAATGGCAGGTGAGGTCTGTCCaatggcggcggcggcagcggcagcggcagcggcagcagcagcagtggcagcccCACCCACAGGCGTGGGCTCCCTCTCTGGGGCCGAGGGGGTGCCTGTGAGCTCTCAGCCACTTCCCTCCCAGCCCTGGTGA
- the MAZ gene encoding myc-associated zinc finger protein isoform X4, whose product MDPGNWSSFIFQGHAQNPLQVGAELQSRFFASQGCAQSPFQAAPAPPPTPQAPAAEPLQVDLLPVLAAAQESAAAAAAAAAAAAAAAVAAAPPAPAAASTVDTAALKQPPAPPPPPPPVSAPAAEAAPPVSAATIAAAAATAVVAPTSTVAVAPVASALEKKTKSKGPYICALCAKEFKNGYNLRRHEAIHTGAKAGRVPSGAMKMPTMVPLSLLSVPQLSGAGGGGGEAGAGGGAAAVAAGGVVTTTASGKRIRKNHACEMCGKAFRDVYHLNRHKLSHSDEKPYQCPVCQQRFKRKDRMSYHVRSHDGAVHKPYNCSHCGKSFSRPDHLNSHVRQVHSTERPFKCEKCEAAFATKDRLRAHTVRHEEKVPCHVCGKMLSSAYISDHMKVHSQGPHHVCELCNKGTGEVCPMAGEVCPMAAAAAAAAAAAAAVAAPPTGVGSLSGAEGVPVSSQPLPSQPW is encoded by the exons GGTCACGCCCAGAACCCCCTGCAGGTCGGGGCTGAGCTCCAGTCCCGCTTCTTTGCCTCCCAGGGCTGCGCCCAGAGTCCATTCCAG GCCGCGCCGGCGCCCCCACCCACGCCCCAGGCCCCGGCGGCCGAGCCCCTCCAGGTGGACTTGCTCCCGGTCCTCGCCGCCGCCCAGGAGTCCGCCGCGGCCGcggctgccgccgccgctgccgctgccgccgccgccgttGCTGCTGCGCCCCCGGCCCCAGCCGCCGCCTCCACTGTGGACACAGCGGCTCTGAAGCAGCCCCCGGCGCCTCCTCCGCCGCCCCCGCCGGTGTCGGCGCCCGCCGCCGAGGCCGCGCCCCCTGTCTCTGCCGCCACCATCGCCGCAGCCGCGGCCACCGCCGTCGTTGCCCCAACCTCGACGGTCGCCGTGGCCCCGGTCGCATCTGCCTTGGAGAAGAAGACAAAGAGCAAGGGGCCCTACATCTGCGCCCTGTGCGCCAAGGAGTTCAAGAACGGCTACAACCTCCGAAGGCACGAGGCCATCCACACCGGAGCCAAAGCCGGCCGGGTCCCCTCGGGTGCTATGAAGATGCCCACCATGGTGCCCCTAAGCCTCTTGAGCGTGCCCCAACTGAGCGGAgccggcgggggagggggagaggcggGCGCCGGCGGCGGAGCGGCCGCAGTGGCCGCCGGTGGCGTGGTGACCACGACCGCCTCGGGAAAGCGCATCCGGAAGAACCACGCCTGCGAGATGTGCGGCAAGGCCTTCCGCGATGTGTACCACCTGAACCGACACAAGCTGTCGCACTCGGACGAGAAGCCCTACCAGTGCCCGGTGTGCCAGCAGCGCTTCAAGCGCAAGGACCGCATGAGCTACCACGTGCGCTCACATGACGGCGCTGTGCACAAGCCCTACAACTGCTCCCACTGTGGCAAGAGCTTCTCCCG GCCGGATCACCTCAACAGTCACGTCAGACAAGTGCACTCAACAGAACGGCCCTTCAAATGTGAG aaATGTGAGGCAGCTTTTGCTACGAAGGATCGTCTGCGGGCCCACACAGTACGACACGAGGAGAAGGTGCCATGTCATGTGTGTGGCAAGATGTTGAGCTCGGCTTATATTTCGGACCACATGAAGGTGCACAGCCAGGGCCCTCACCATGTCTGTGAGCTCTGCAACAAAG GTACAGGTGAGGTCTGTCCAATGGCAGGTGAGGTCTGTCCaatggcggcggcggcagcggcagcggcagcggcagcagcagcagtggcagcccCACCCACAGGCGTGGGCTCCCTCTCTGGGGCCGAGGGGGTGCCTGTGAGCTCTCAGCCACTTCCCTCCCAGCCCTGGTGA
- the MAZ gene encoding myc-associated zinc finger protein isoform X3, translating to MDPGNWSSFIFQGHAQNPLQVGAELQSRFFASQGCAQSPFQAAPAPPPTPQAPAAEPLQVDLLPVLAAAQESAAAAAAAAAAAAAAAVAAAPPAPAAASTVDTAALKQPPAPPPPPPPVSAPAAEAAPPVSAATIAAAAATAVVAPTSTVAVAPVASALEKKTKSKGPYICALCAKEFKNGYNLRRHEAIHTGAKAGRVPSGAMKMPTMVPLSLLSVPQLSGAGGGGGEAGAGGGAAAVAAGGVVTTTASGKRIRKNHACEMCGKAFRDVYHLNRHKLSHSDEKPYQCPVCQQRFKRKDRMSYHVRSHDGAVHKPYNCSHCGKSFSRPDHLNSHVRQVHSTERPFKCEKCEAAFATKDRLRAHTVRHEEKVPCHVCGKMLSSAYISDHMKVHSQGPHHVCELCNKGFTTAAYLRIHAVKDHGLQAPRADRILCKLCSVHCKTPAQLAGHMQTHLGGAAPPVPGDAPQPQPTC from the exons GGTCACGCCCAGAACCCCCTGCAGGTCGGGGCTGAGCTCCAGTCCCGCTTCTTTGCCTCCCAGGGCTGCGCCCAGAGTCCATTCCAG GCCGCGCCGGCGCCCCCACCCACGCCCCAGGCCCCGGCGGCCGAGCCCCTCCAGGTGGACTTGCTCCCGGTCCTCGCCGCCGCCCAGGAGTCCGCCGCGGCCGcggctgccgccgccgctgccgctgccgccgccgccgttGCTGCTGCGCCCCCGGCCCCAGCCGCCGCCTCCACTGTGGACACAGCGGCTCTGAAGCAGCCCCCGGCGCCTCCTCCGCCGCCCCCGCCGGTGTCGGCGCCCGCCGCCGAGGCCGCGCCCCCTGTCTCTGCCGCCACCATCGCCGCAGCCGCGGCCACCGCCGTCGTTGCCCCAACCTCGACGGTCGCCGTGGCCCCGGTCGCATCTGCCTTGGAGAAGAAGACAAAGAGCAAGGGGCCCTACATCTGCGCCCTGTGCGCCAAGGAGTTCAAGAACGGCTACAACCTCCGAAGGCACGAGGCCATCCACACCGGAGCCAAAGCCGGCCGGGTCCCCTCGGGTGCTATGAAGATGCCCACCATGGTGCCCCTAAGCCTCTTGAGCGTGCCCCAACTGAGCGGAgccggcgggggagggggagaggcggGCGCCGGCGGCGGAGCGGCCGCAGTGGCCGCCGGTGGCGTGGTGACCACGACCGCCTCGGGAAAGCGCATCCGGAAGAACCACGCCTGCGAGATGTGCGGCAAGGCCTTCCGCGATGTGTACCACCTGAACCGACACAAGCTGTCGCACTCGGACGAGAAGCCCTACCAGTGCCCGGTGTGCCAGCAGCGCTTCAAGCGCAAGGACCGCATGAGCTACCACGTGCGCTCACATGACGGCGCTGTGCACAAGCCCTACAACTGCTCCCACTGTGGCAAGAGCTTCTCCCG GCCGGATCACCTCAACAGTCACGTCAGACAAGTGCACTCAACAGAACGGCCCTTCAAATGTGAG aaATGTGAGGCAGCTTTTGCTACGAAGGATCGTCTGCGGGCCCACACAGTACGACACGAGGAGAAGGTGCCATGTCATGTGTGTGGCAAGATGTTGAGCTCGGCTTATATTTCGGACCACATGAAGGTGCACAGCCAGGGCCCTCACCATGTCTGTGAGCTCTGCAACAAAG GCTTCACCACGGCAGCATACCTGCGCATCCACGCGGTGAAGGACCATGGGCTCCAGGCCCCGCGGGCTGACCGCATCCTGTGCAAGCTGTGCAGCGTGCACTGCAAGACCCCTGCCCAGCTGGCCGGCCACATGCAGACCCATCTGGGGGGGGCCGCCCCCCCTGTCCCGGGAGATGCCCCCCAGCCACAGCCCACCTGCTGA
- the MAZ gene encoding myc-associated zinc finger protein isoform X1 — protein sequence MFPVFPCTLLAPPFPVLGLDSRGVGGLMNSFPPPQGHAQNPLQVGAELQSRFFASQGCAQSPFQAAPAPPPTPQAPAAEPLQVDLLPVLAAAQESAAAAAAAAAAAAAAAVAAAPPAPAAASTVDTAALKQPPAPPPPPPPVSAPAAEAAPPVSAATIAAAAATAVVAPTSTVAVAPVASALEKKTKSKGPYICALCAKEFKNGYNLRRHEAIHTGAKAGRVPSGAMKMPTMVPLSLLSVPQLSGAGGGGGEAGAGGGAAAVAAGGVVTTTASGKRIRKNHACEMCGKAFRDVYHLNRHKLSHSDEKPYQCPVCQQRFKRKDRMSYHVRSHDGAVHKPYNCSHCGKSFSRPDHLNSHVRQVHSTERPFKCEKCEAAFATKDRLRAHTVRHEEKVPCHVCGKMLSSAYISDHMKVHSQGPHHVCELCNKGFTTAAYLRIHAVKDHGLQAPRADRILCKLCSVHCKTPAQLAGHMQTHLGGAAPPVPGDAPQPQPTC from the exons ATGTTCCCCGTGTTCCCTTGCACGCTGCTGGCCCCCCCCTTCCCCGTGCTGGGCCTGGACTCCCGGGGGGTGGGCGGCCTCATGAACTCCTTCCCGCCACCTCAGGGTCACGCCCAGAACCCCCTGCAGGTCGGGGCTGAGCTCCAGTCCCGCTTCTTTGCCTCCCAGGGCTGCGCCCAGAGTCCATTCCAG GCCGCGCCGGCGCCCCCACCCACGCCCCAGGCCCCGGCGGCCGAGCCCCTCCAGGTGGACTTGCTCCCGGTCCTCGCCGCCGCCCAGGAGTCCGCCGCGGCCGcggctgccgccgccgctgccgctgccgccgccgccgttGCTGCTGCGCCCCCGGCCCCAGCCGCCGCCTCCACTGTGGACACAGCGGCTCTGAAGCAGCCCCCGGCGCCTCCTCCGCCGCCCCCGCCGGTGTCGGCGCCCGCCGCCGAGGCCGCGCCCCCTGTCTCTGCCGCCACCATCGCCGCAGCCGCGGCCACCGCCGTCGTTGCCCCAACCTCGACGGTCGCCGTGGCCCCGGTCGCATCTGCCTTGGAGAAGAAGACAAAGAGCAAGGGGCCCTACATCTGCGCCCTGTGCGCCAAGGAGTTCAAGAACGGCTACAACCTCCGAAGGCACGAGGCCATCCACACCGGAGCCAAAGCCGGCCGGGTCCCCTCGGGTGCTATGAAGATGCCCACCATGGTGCCCCTAAGCCTCTTGAGCGTGCCCCAACTGAGCGGAgccggcgggggagggggagaggcggGCGCCGGCGGCGGAGCGGCCGCAGTGGCCGCCGGTGGCGTGGTGACCACGACCGCCTCGGGAAAGCGCATCCGGAAGAACCACGCCTGCGAGATGTGCGGCAAGGCCTTCCGCGATGTGTACCACCTGAACCGACACAAGCTGTCGCACTCGGACGAGAAGCCCTACCAGTGCCCGGTGTGCCAGCAGCGCTTCAAGCGCAAGGACCGCATGAGCTACCACGTGCGCTCACATGACGGCGCTGTGCACAAGCCCTACAACTGCTCCCACTGTGGCAAGAGCTTCTCCCG GCCGGATCACCTCAACAGTCACGTCAGACAAGTGCACTCAACAGAACGGCCCTTCAAATGTGAG aaATGTGAGGCAGCTTTTGCTACGAAGGATCGTCTGCGGGCCCACACAGTACGACACGAGGAGAAGGTGCCATGTCATGTGTGTGGCAAGATGTTGAGCTCGGCTTATATTTCGGACCACATGAAGGTGCACAGCCAGGGCCCTCACCATGTCTGTGAGCTCTGCAACAAAG GCTTCACCACGGCAGCATACCTGCGCATCCACGCGGTGAAGGACCATGGGCTCCAGGCCCCGCGGGCTGACCGCATCCTGTGCAAGCTGTGCAGCGTGCACTGCAAGACCCCTGCCCAGCTGGCCGGCCACATGCAGACCCATCTGGGGGGGGCCGCCCCCCCTGTCCCGGGAGATGCCCCCCAGCCACAGCCCACCTGCTGA
- the MAZ gene encoding myc-associated zinc finger protein isoform X5, whose amino-acid sequence MFPVFPCTLLAPPFPVLGLDSRGVGGLMNSFPPPQGHAQNPLQVGAELQSRFFASQGCAQSPFQAAPAPPPTPQAPAAEPLQVDLLPVLAAAQESAAAAAAAAAAAAAAAVAAAPPAPAAASTVDTAALKQPPAPPPPPPPVSAPAAEAAPPVSAATIAAAAATAVVAPTSTVAVAPVASALEKKTKSKGPYICALCAKEFKNGYNLRRHEAIHTGAKAGRVPSGAMKMPTMVPLSLLSVPQLSGAGGGGGEAGAGGGAAAVAAGGVVTTTASGKRIRKNHACEMCGKAFRDVYHLNRHKLSHSDEKPYQCPVCQQRFKRKDRMSYHVRSHDGAVHKPYNCSHCGKSFSRPDHLNSHVRQVHSTERPFKCEASSSHSHFLQIKDPQGSDSFNLLPPSPHSPKL is encoded by the exons ATGTTCCCCGTGTTCCCTTGCACGCTGCTGGCCCCCCCCTTCCCCGTGCTGGGCCTGGACTCCCGGGGGGTGGGCGGCCTCATGAACTCCTTCCCGCCACCTCAGGGTCACGCCCAGAACCCCCTGCAGGTCGGGGCTGAGCTCCAGTCCCGCTTCTTTGCCTCCCAGGGCTGCGCCCAGAGTCCATTCCAG GCCGCGCCGGCGCCCCCACCCACGCCCCAGGCCCCGGCGGCCGAGCCCCTCCAGGTGGACTTGCTCCCGGTCCTCGCCGCCGCCCAGGAGTCCGCCGCGGCCGcggctgccgccgccgctgccgctgccgccgccgccgttGCTGCTGCGCCCCCGGCCCCAGCCGCCGCCTCCACTGTGGACACAGCGGCTCTGAAGCAGCCCCCGGCGCCTCCTCCGCCGCCCCCGCCGGTGTCGGCGCCCGCCGCCGAGGCCGCGCCCCCTGTCTCTGCCGCCACCATCGCCGCAGCCGCGGCCACCGCCGTCGTTGCCCCAACCTCGACGGTCGCCGTGGCCCCGGTCGCATCTGCCTTGGAGAAGAAGACAAAGAGCAAGGGGCCCTACATCTGCGCCCTGTGCGCCAAGGAGTTCAAGAACGGCTACAACCTCCGAAGGCACGAGGCCATCCACACCGGAGCCAAAGCCGGCCGGGTCCCCTCGGGTGCTATGAAGATGCCCACCATGGTGCCCCTAAGCCTCTTGAGCGTGCCCCAACTGAGCGGAgccggcgggggagggggagaggcggGCGCCGGCGGCGGAGCGGCCGCAGTGGCCGCCGGTGGCGTGGTGACCACGACCGCCTCGGGAAAGCGCATCCGGAAGAACCACGCCTGCGAGATGTGCGGCAAGGCCTTCCGCGATGTGTACCACCTGAACCGACACAAGCTGTCGCACTCGGACGAGAAGCCCTACCAGTGCCCGGTGTGCCAGCAGCGCTTCAAGCGCAAGGACCGCATGAGCTACCACGTGCGCTCACATGACGGCGCTGTGCACAAGCCCTACAACTGCTCCCACTGTGGCAAGAGCTTCTCCCG GCCGGATCACCTCAACAGTCACGTCAGACAAGTGCACTCAACAGAACGGCCCTTCAAATGTGAG GCCTCATCATCTCACTCCCATTTCCTACAGATCAAAGACCCCCAAGGCTCTGATTCCTTTAACCTCTTGCCCCCCTCGCCCCACTCCCCGAAGCTTTAA